AATTAATTGCAACTCTTCCCAAAAATTTTACTGCCTTTACAGGAATGGATGCATTGGGTCATGCCATGGAAGCTTATGTTTCCAATAAGTCTACTCTTATGAGTGACTTCTATGCTGTAGAAGCTATAAAGCTTGTAGGAAAGTATTTAAAGCAAGCTTATGATGACGGTTTAAACCTTGAAGCAAGAGAAGGCATGACTTTAGCAAGCTATTATGCTGGTTTAGCTTTCTCCAATTCTTCTACAAATCTAGCACATGCAGCTGGACGTGTACTAGGGGTTCATTTTAATGTGCCCCATGGATTGGCCATAGCTCTTTTACTGCCATTTGTAATGAGATTTGGTCTAGAAGTATGTGAGGAGAGGTATGCTGAGGTAGCTATAGCTCTTGGTGCTGATCCTGGGAAGAAAACTAAGGCAGATTTGGCAAAAGAAGCAATAAGTATCGTTGAAGATTATAATGAAGGATATGATATCTGGAATGCAGCAAAACAATACATTAAAGATAAGGATGAATTTTCCTTAAAAATACCTGCGATGGTTACAGATGCTTTATCCGGCGGTGGTATTTTAACAAATAGAAAGCTTCCAAATGAAGACCATGTGACAGATATTTTCAATTTGCTTTGTAATAAACTCTAATACATCACGGAGCTAAGTTTGAATGGATAAGAAGCAATTACTTGCTGCTACCTGCTTTGTACAGCAAACTGACGTAAAGCACGAAAGTATACTTCTTTCGTAGCTGCCTACTGCTAGCTATTTCCTATACTGGGCATATCTATTGTAGATATTTACCCTTTATAGGAAATGTAGGCCGGATTTAGCAACATAACTCCAAATACCAGATACTCCAGGAGT
The nucleotide sequence above comes from Desulfitibacter sp. BRH_c19. Encoded proteins:
- a CDS encoding alcohol dehydrogenase, which encodes MASFYSVKWVEAGTGALNKVGDIVKSIGKSSIFLLMDPSLVNNVANVNHRVEKLFEDNNIKFTLFSDYSGEPTIEHVNAGLQVLKSNKCDCVVAIGGGSAMDLAKAIALFSESPELPWGEIVNQNQLKRLPLIAIPTTSGTGSEATKITVIIDTVKKIKINPNHQDLIPDVAILDPELIATLPKNFTAFTGMDALGHAMEAYVSNKSTLMSDFYAVEAIKLVGKYLKQAYDDGLNLEAREGMTLASYYAGLAFSNSSTNLAHAAGRVLGVHFNVPHGLAIALLLPFVMRFGLEVCEERYAEVAIALGADPGKKTKADLAKEAISIVEDYNEGYDIWNAAKQYIKDKDEFSLKIPAMVTDALSGGGILTNRKLPNEDHVTDIFNLLCNKL